The stretch of DNA CTCGATCCGCCACACTCACTTTAGCAGCGTTGTATCTTGTCTCGAAGTCGTTATACTGATCCTCAGTTAGAACTTTTTTCGCTACAACCAGCGTACGAAGACCCTCGCGAGCCATATTACCACTCTCCTCAGCAAGCCAATCGTTGTACTGTACAATGCCAGACATCACAACGTCAGCACCTTTcagataaaatgttatttcacCGCTGTTCAACTCTTTCACTATAATACCCATGCGTTTGTTTTCGCTTGTGAAGGGGAAAGTTTGGAGAATTTGATACTTCATAATACCACTCGCAATCGAGTTCAGCGAGGTGTTGCTGCCTGAGTTAGAGGGCGAGTTGAGGTCGGTCTTAGAGTTGACCGACAGATTGGTAACTGTAGTGTTGATCGATGCATTCTCATTCATCGAAGAACGATGAGATTCTTTTTCCTGAACTTGCAGCGTCATATGATTCAAGTCCCGATTAATCAGCGTTAAACCCACCGACTCAGTCCACTTGACAAGCGCAATCTCATCTGGACTAGAAGCCTGGTATGTTTTCTCCATCAGTCGCATTGATTCTGGTGCTTCTACCGAAATCGATCTGGAAGGCGAGTTTCTACGATCAGAGCCTCCATTCATTCCGCTTCCTCCATTCCCGTTGTCGTACACAGGTGTTACATTGTGACACAATGCCAAAGCTTTTACCGATTCCCAAATTCGCCAACCATCCGGTTTCCTAAGACGCGGCTGATAACCGGATGGTCTCGACGGCGAGGATTCACCCTGTACCGCAATGCTGTTGTATACAGACTGAATTGCTGCTGACACCATCGGAAATGTATCCCTACCGTAGGCGGCCGTTCCAACGtggattttcttgaaaatcatTTCATTCTGCGTTAGCGTACCCGTTTTATCGGTTAATAGGTAAGATATTCTTCCCAATTCTTCCGGGATCGTTGTCGAACGAACTACAGTCCCTTGGATCTCGTCATCGTTTTGCATCTGCCAAGAGTAAAACGCTTTCCCCATGTCCAAGTTCACCCTCAGGCTGATTGGAATAATGTACGAGAACAGCAACACAAATCGGAACATGTACCGATACCAGGGACCATTGAAACCCTTCAGACACATCATAACGAATGATAGTCCAATGACGGCGCAGAACAGCACCTTTGTCAGACCATTGATTTCAATGTCTAACAGTCCCACCTTCGAGCGGGGCTGGGAATTGTTCATAACGCTTCGTGTTTCCGGACCTGTGTAGATCACGATGCCAATAGCAGTGCCCGATGCCACGACCGTATTAGCCCACAGCGTATTTTCCACATTCAGCCCTTCGTCCTCGGATCCTTCGAGCTGTGAATGAAATCAGCATGATTACCAGCAGCAACAATGCAATGTATACGCGATATACCTTCGAGAAGGTTCCAATAAAAGTGTGAATGTCCCGTTGTGGTTTCTCTACGTATAGGGAAGCGCCTACGTTTAACAGATCACTGTGCGAGATTAGTTTCTGTGTAGCGGGTATAGCTAGACGTAGTTTCCAGTCGGTTTCACCTGAAAAGTTAATTATGTTGTTAATGCAAATTTGGGAAAAGCTTCACCACCTACCATCCAACATGTCGGTTCTCACAAACACTGCCCCGCTTTTATCACTCGTCCTCAACAATATCAAATCGGCTGGAACGCGTTCATCTTTCTCCACCATGATGATATCTCCGACCTTCAGCTTCGAGGACGAGACAAGCTCCGGTGGTTTCTCGGCGCTCGCGAAACGCTTATACTTCTGGGAATTCACTTCCCGATCCCGTTGGTGTCGTCGCAAATCATCGACCGCCTCACGACATATCGTCACTGCCAGCACGAATCCGAGCGGGCCCCAATAGGTGTACAAATAGCCGATCCTAATATCCGGTATGAACTGACTGACGGCCATGATGAGAAAGTACAGATTCAGAAAGAACCGAAATTGTTCGAAGAGCACCAGAGGAAGAAAGGtgaaaaagttgtatttctggTTGCGTATCTCGTTCGCAGGGAACTTTTCCGCTGTCGGACGACCTATAAGGATCGTCCTTGGTTTTAGCTCCTTGGAAGCGCACCATTTCCGCCAGGCCCAGCACCAGCAGCTGTTAATGAGAAAGATCGTGATAATCTGATTGACGTGATTGTTCACTGTTGGTTTTAAATGAAGCTAATGATAAAGTATGGATGTTATTACGATATTTCTACATAATTAATTTTCTATTCAGTATAATAAGAGGGAAAAATCCGAATCGTTTTGAAACCAAGTGCCACTTTGCAACCCCATTGAGCAAAATACGGGTAACGTGGCAAACTTAGTATACAGCAAAACCCCGATTACCCACGAGCGGAAGATCCACGGTGGGGATTATAATTTTGTATATGTTGTCTAATGAATGCATTGCAGATATTTCGAGTTCGAAACACTTCTTTTATAAAGACATAGATCGCATCAGACATCATGTCTAAACTTCCTTGGATATTGTAAAAGTGATAGCTAACGACATTATTATCCGTACAGTTTGAAACTGCATGATCGAGTCATCGACTGTTCCAATCGAGCTGCCAATCCTAAAGGGTTATTAGACGCAATTGGAAACATTATCAAGTTACGATAAAAAAAggtgagagagaaagagaaagagatagaagagaaaagaagaaagaaagaaaagagaGACAGAAAtatagagagagaggaagagagagaaaaagaaaaacagacaagaaaagaaagaaaaagagagggacaaagaaaaaaagaaataacagagagagaaagagaaaagcaaagaaagaaaaaagagagaaagaaaaagaaaggAAAAGAAAGACgaagagcgagtgagagaaagagagaaagtggGAAGTAACAAAAGAGaatttaagaaagaaaaaagagaaagagagagagagaagagaaagaaAGGGAAAAAGAAAGCCTATCTTCTAAGCAGATACAGTTAGGTGGAAGTTCTCTGTTGGAAATCGTCCCCTACGATAAGTTGATTGAAGCAAAAACGGAACGCGTAAGAATCTTCACTGGAGACAGTGAATACACTAAGAGGAGACCCGTCATTCTTTCCAGTAAAAAAATGAGCAGCAGCTCGAAATTGATCTGGAATTCTAAGAGTTGCTGCTTGAATCGGCAGATCGTATTCTAACAAGTGGTGAGTTGAACACGGTCTGAAACAAAAAGATTCCTGGAAAAATCACAGAGGAAATAACCACAGAGAAAAAAACTCATGAGTATAAAGTCGTATGTTAGTTCGGTTGCTTCATTTTACAGTCTCGACCGAAAAATGCCTATTTGGATACAGCTTTCTGTGCAACATAATCTGAAATTCTAAAAGCGACCGAGACGTCGCGTCGGTCATGCCATGTGATTGAAGACTACTAAAAGCTGCTGAGAAAGATTGGCAAATCCTAGAGATTGTAAATTATTTTAGAGGTCAAAAATGTTCATCGAATGAAATCGCTTGTTGTATAGAAGGAGATCACCGATCGAAGGAAAGTGTACCTCGATCGTCTGTACCATACCTTCAGGAACTTTTTTGAGTGGCGATATATCGTTGGAGCGTTGAAGCATGGTTTCCTCGTTTCGATTTCCTTGTGTTATTCTTGTAATTTCTCCCAGCCAATCCGACAAATTATGCATTAGGATTTGGCGCTAATCCTCCTTTTCTGTCTATCAAAGCCATTCTGAATGTTCTCTTGAATCCATAAAATACTTCCGCGACTATGACTACATAAGCGAAATTGATTACGTGTTCGTTTACTAGCGATAAATCTTTATTTCAATACACggagccctcaattgaccatctatGTGTGTTATTATAGAAAAAACTACATCCACGCTACCATCCTTAGTGTTGGAGATCGGTTCATGACCCGGATCCTGCCTTCTCTCTGTTCACACATGTTCTTCTGTTTGCAACAAAAAAGATCGGACTATTTGTGGTTATAATAACACAACGATaaaagcctcatatcaactgtcCGGCTGTTCGGTCTAACtagacaataaaaaaaacaaataatcttACAGTGAAAAAGCAAtagtttgtaattttttttgtgtagatGTGAGATGAACATGCATGTACACTAGAGTGCCAAGTGATGTAAGGGAAAAAAGTAacgttcgaattttcaaacgggacttGAATAAGGGGGACCCCTGTgtagaaggtcgaaaaataatgaattttagtgattttgttaggatgttaggaataaagtgaaatattcgggtattttggatattgtttaaggtacatttgaaaatgtattttccatttttttgagtgcacgaataatgattattacgctgtcaACAGCTTAATGTGTGGATGCTGTCTCAAAATCGGtatcttgctggtggtatcggttcagAAGCAACGGAGTgccgcagaacgaattccaatgaatattacAAAACTTTAGTACATTACCCAAAGCGTTATAtatgggtttttgaaaattcgaaaaattgccaaaatggcagccattttgttaaatattagtcatttttcataaaaaaatcgctgtttagaagctcataaaaaatcgaaaaaaattagatatcacAAAACGGCTTTAgatagtttatttttacatactgataaaaaatttcagccaaatcggtcgactaGATCCtgagatttttcataaaaaatcgctgtttagaagctcataaaaaatcgaaaaaaaatcagatatcaCAAAACGGCtttagataatttatttttacataCTGATGAAAAagttcagccaaatcggtcgagtagatcctgataccACAAGATACcacaagttgaaaaaaatagtttcgagaaaaacgcgtttaaagcaatactatatccctttaggtgacttcatacttttggctgtactttccaacgaaataaaatatcgaaaaatcctttgagaacaacatttctgagggcataagcttcctgaaaatgcaaaaaacaaaaattaaatttcttcgaTCTTCCAGACCGGGATCCCCCTTAAAAATGTTGGTTCCCACGAACAACTACCCGAAAAactatcagctcaatcggatttcatttactagtgttgcacagccgtcaaagtttgagtttttttgagaatccaaaaatcatgaaattgaggttttcaacaacaacaaaaatgatgtCAATTGTTTTCAAATTCCATGAATCGTCAAGATCTTCTGTCAtctcggaattttttttttttttttgtcaaaaaaagattctcggaatacgaggcaaaatgtATGGCTTAGGGTGCCcatgaaaatagttatctcgattttccaaacggaaCGTGCTGCGaagtgttgatttgcacgataatataccatatgcaaaatattagatcattCGGACTTTATccactaacgggtgttaaataaaaaatgagaattttttcaatacctttcagtaactcaaataaagagcgtaaaattttctttctccaaaaaaattgctttttgggcttcctagaaacagtaggcgtgtttggttttgctagtttgaatttagtcaaagcaaagatggcgtcgaaacaacacgtgctccgcgaacgcattgtacggttctacgaaacgcatttccagcaaggaaaaaagttcacggtggcacattttaaggaagaaaatgtacctgtcagtacggtatatcgtatccgtATCGTAtcgggttccctgaacgtagagcgaaaggtcggaagtggtcgtccggtgacgataatgatgaagcagaggaagacatcgttaaagaagttgtttgacaacaaggaggcaaccagcctgcgtgacgctggtcggaaatatggctgctcccacgtattgatccatcggaccctcaagatggaaggaatcggctgcaggaagaagacgaggtcgccggagtacacggaggagcagattgagacggttaaatcacagtgtcggtggatgaccaaaaaataccgcggaacgtctttcgttctggacgacgaaagctattttccgctttccaaaacgcatattccaggaaatgataattactactccagcgacaaatcatccacaccgcctgaagtgaaatacaagttcaagcacaagtttgaaaaaaaggttatgttgtacatcgccatttccgatcggggcatttcaaagccttggtttaagccgagcggtctggcaatcaaccaacaaatctatcgagaagagtgcctcgataaaatcctgctgccgttcctgaacgagcatcacgcggatgggaagtacgtcttctggccggacaaggcgtcttctcattacgccaagaagacgctggcgtatcttgaggagaaaaagataccgttcgtgccgaaagatcgtaacccaacaaacttgccccagtgccacccaatagaggatttatttggctcactcagtgccctagtgtataaattGTATTGTACGGAATTGTACCCGGAAAAttgacgtaagtgccgtacaacgttcttgtgagagcatcgcgacaaagttgcgtcgaacagcagaccacggcccttactcaaacattcactgacattttttgaagaaaatacattatgttattaataaaaaatactgaaatcgatgaaaaaaaaaattcttttttatatgtgattgaaaaaattctcattttttatttaacaccctaACGGGTGTCGCCgatgtcaaaatttaagttttttggaaaccgaaaaatcacccaagggaacaGTACATGAAATCGGGTACATGAAaacatttgatgccaaatatacttttttttgtgcaatattcgaaaaaatgaaatcatcggttatttttttctatctttgatatgtatttcaTCGCTCTACATAGGGACTTTGTCAACTAATTCCCaatctcatgttttgttttgtttgttttaaggtgtTAGTAAGAGCTTATTGAAaggagcaaagagttgattttatgatttacgcgagtgagtaggccgcttattgaagtgaaaaaaggaaatcgaatgttgatcacgaatgaAATCATaaggatttgggttattttctaGAGGAaaccttttttatgcggtccctatccgcCGCATAACAAAtagttttctttcaaattgtgtagcgaacacgaatttttgtgcggtccctatcacccgcacaaaaacaggtttgcctgtataacaAAAGAATCCTACGGTCAAAGATGAGCGCAAACTTATCAATGATTTCCTCATAACATAAAGGCATCTGCATTATCTCATAAAGGAAATCTTTTTCCACAGTCATCATCATAATCCCGAATTTCGAGTggtatgaaataagcattttcaaattcccaatAGAGAATGCGACATCGAAGTCGGCATATTTTTCGTGATTCAACAAAGCGACGAATTTGTATTCATCTAGTTCCTTAATCCGTTTCGTCAttttatcaataattttgtctataatcgattcatataagcgacggcagtgtttggatttcgattgatatcgaatgatacacaatgtatcATGCaagtagtgcacccgtggccgagtggttagcgtctcatattgtcatgccaggtgttcgggttcgattcccgttctggccgggggatttttcgtcagagaaatttcctccgacttgcactgtggtcacgcgtattctagagcttgcccctcggaatacattcaaggcgtgttatttggcttaagaaatctcagctaagtattaataaatgacgctagttaatacatacgttgagacggcaaaagttccacagggaatgttaacaccattcaagaagaagaagaaacatgcaagtaacctctcacgaatatATAACCAAACATGAGTGGGTCGTTCAAGATACttgtaatcacttgtgttacactaaatgattaaaccaagagaggaacgaagactgttgattgcatatccgaactgtaccaaacatcgcacaccattttcgaagcctgcatacaaatttgaaccgcatatatcgtcccgaaaccactgcacagacaagtgcagagTGAGaagtgatacaagaaaaattacgtcttCATTcgatcaccatttgcggagCGCAGCGAATGGGGAGAGCTAAAACGAgggagtttttgtttctcactcGAGCGGTGTtgttagtaaaactatgcggtctatatgaatatatatatttcaaggaaaagcagcgttaaaaatgaaaaatataatctgactatcCTTCCCTttgcctctatcgagctaaataatcatacaGTTAGCACTCCCTGTGACTTAAGAATCAGGATCTGCTGcattagttgaatatgaatcattcgctttgcgtagtccgtatgatcctgctgtttcatgatgcatggagaggttcgatatgtttatgttagaggcaaagaagcaAATagactttctgcaccgaaagcgtacatgatggttttgcttgcgtgctggtgtatcatgaagtgcgaaccgatgcaaagctgtctcgttctcttttgtgtcgagATTTGTAGCgcgtaacaacaaaagaatgccactgggggaaatgatttctgtaagatcatatttgaacgaacgaacgcgattttttcaatgaatggaTCAATTCAAACACTGAATGGATCAAAAAACACTGAACGACGGAAATTGATGacgttactgtcattcatagttTCTTCAGATACATCAattgcatctttgagcgtactATCTAAATGATTATCTGCTTTGAGCCCCTCTATAGAAGCAAGACAAGCCTTGACGTTACGTACAAATTCTACtacgtcttttttttttcgaaatttcatcATAAAGAACATCcgtgcaaaaatattcgcaacaaGTTTGAGCAAGAATACAGTGTTGAACTCAagaatgaatgtttgaagacCTCTGGATGTAGTAAAAGTTTCAGCATCAAAGACACTGTTGCCAAGGTAAATCTTacccaaatattcattgataGGTACATAATTCAAATCAATTACATTTGCTAACATTTGGTATTTTGGTCTCCATAAATTGCTTCAATGTCTCACTGCGTTTTGATGACTGCGAGAAAAATACCGCAAGAGATGAGATCGTATTGAAAAACCTTGacgttttcttgttgtttgtGCACGAGTGAAGCAAAACCAAGTTCAATAATAACCGTTGTTTCACTAATGTTTGTACACCAGATTTATCTCCGGACATTACAGTAGCGCCACATAGCTCTGGGCCACAATTTTGTCATCATTAAGACCAACCAGTACGCAGCCAATTCATCCACATGTCCGGCCAATGCATCGGAGGTTTTGAAATGTAAGCAGTCAGGAGTAAAAAGAGAAACAGAAAGGAAAACGATGACAACCACGAACAAACACTGAAGAATGGTGGTGTGTATTTTCCATCGTTTTCGTTCAGCAGAAAACATTGAACCTTAAGGTTATATTATACTATCAGACACGTAGTGTAACCGGCatggcacgtttcatgcaagacaaatattattgcgtgtgtttcaaatgtgtatgtgtatatatagcggaacgacTCCGAGCATttacagcacgtttcagacaaatgcatgaaggaattctcgaaaagaatattttacatacaaatacatacaaatcaaaggtcgaagttcgtggtatgggtgcgttcgtcgctcttcggtatgacatcggttcaatcaccagaaGCTACGCTTGTCAACGCGAATCAACTCTCCCGCtccgaaaacaaatttctccgCACCGTATGCGCCGTACATAAAAATTGctatgcctgataatataaatacatcatgtatttgtctgcccgtGTCGGTACTTGCCGTTTACGCTATGTgttggataatataaaacggcctttaaACGTCATTTTTACACAAAGCGACGCATTAGTAGTAGTAATCGTTTCATACGTAGTTGACTGTGTTTGCCCTATCGCACttgaaaatacataaaagtgCTTGGATGACGGCTGGATCAGATGAGAGGTTTGAACTAGAACGCCAAGCAGTGATGTTTCATgcgttcataaaaaaatatgaaatcacACCGAATAAAAAAAGACTTGTATACCGTATGATGATTCATTGACGAAAGAGACTGAGTGTGGTTTACAGGGCTATCTTATAGTGTCTTGTACCTATTGTTTTTCGGCACAGCATTTTGGGGGAATTGTTCTCGACCAAATTAAACCAGCGACCAGAAACCGGATCAGAAAATAAACACAGCGGCAAACCACCGGCCGTTCTATTCACTCCCCAACCTCTTCACGTCGATGGGAACATGACTTGCGTTTGTAACGCCCTTCTGCATGTCAATCACGTCCGAAATGCTCCGACGGATTGCACATTTCTGCTACATCAGAACAATTACAGAATTGACAACTTTGAAATATAATCTCATGGcggtatttcattattttttcacaTCGGCATATCTTCGAAAAAAATTCATGGGGAAATGTCTGTTTTGATGTGTTGTTAGGCTTACATTAGAATTTCTCTCCCATGAAGATAATTgcgttgaccgttgtgcggtgttgagcggttgagcgttccatttatttttctttttcttttttatactgtactagctgtaccctgccacgctttgctgtggcacattgtggttgcatggttgagttgaatttttcatttttatatattgtaacaacaatcctagatgtgtttggttgttttgtatattgtatcatagttcgAGCtctgtacttttcgagtttttgacgcgcacacaaacgaacagataacttttatatatatagagatagatgagagAAATCGGTAAATTATAAAtaacttcgaaacacaatttcagttcatgattttgtcaaacacgtggaaaaaggatgtttccttcacatagtacacatattcattactgaatagtcgattttcattagaagctcaatttcaaaaACGCGCtgtggtcatatataaaatcatttttctcccaattttccaattttttatgccgttaCAACACTCCtcgaagtggattgtatattgtgtccaactttgagctcaatcggttccgcatttttcgagtttttgacgcgtacacaaacgaatatatatatatatatatatatatatatatatatatatatatatatatatatatatatatatacagaatatatatatatatatatatatatatatatatatatatatatacagatatatacagaatatatatatatatatatacactcaactctccctaactcgatatccaaagggaccatcgagttagggaggtatcgagatacagaacattttttcccatttttttttatgtcttaaattgtgatatattagggtaagtgtcccaattatggtattaatttgaatttttgattcattcccttaaagtgaaaaaacacctttctcatataaaaattttttttttttccagaatgtttcaggaggtgatagacggttatatttcacgaaaaaaatccttctacgcatatgtttgaatttcaacgatgacagacttatagaactttttctttgtttcggattctgttggctcaaactgactctacattgaaaagtatgctacgtaatccgattttgttgctttcatttgaaagatgagaaaatttagtacaggatatagtagtggaacatctaaattagtggattaaaataacatttttgaagtggaaaatttaaaagtttttttttatttgtaattattaattttatccaaaaaattcatactaaacttgattgtttctatcaattaaattaaagctctctaacctctctacaatttgttctttgacgcccaacttcttcttcttcttcttcaatggcactagcGTTCCtccagaggaacttcgccgtctcaacgtagtattacttgcgtcatttttattagtacttagttgagatttctatgccaaataacacgccttgaatgcattctgagtggcaagctctagaatacgcgtgatcacagtgcaagtcggaggaaatttctttgacgaaaaattcccccgaccagaacgggaatcgaacccgaacacccggcatgttagttatgacgctaactactcggccacgggagcacgcccaacttctatctctcttaatttcgctgcaatatcgatataaacaattcctgatgaagattcaatcaaaatcttcaaaaatcgcgatttttaatccactgtacttataaaagccacttaaatttcaccataatgctgaaaggttaattttttttcttgaaattattcatatttgaattataaaaaaaaccttttttttcaaactgtatacaatcgagtcctaaattttacataatcgaatcatatataatcgagtttgtatataatcgagtccgacttgcacgaggcactaggttaacaaagaaaatattgattaagtatgttactcaaactgaattgtaacgatcacgcaggaactgttcaatcacaaagaaatgttcgaatagtttcacagaaacattttcagttgatttcaatattccggacatattcttcaggtttgatttaacgttcgaattaacatctcaatagaactactatcttcagcgtttttctcaggtttttcaacactttctggtatatcggtatctggcatcagatcacagcaaatcacgttttggtccactaattattaaaaaacattgagcaatcgaacggtattgtaccgtcgacatcgctcacgacacattaattatgccagcggaatatcactcccgtcaatgttggttgtgctttaaagttaggatttcccagtttctggacaaattctcaagccatatcccgaagaatagaagaggggtaaatttttttttttttttttttttatctgtattatagtgactttcaactcattttggctggttcgtcacttttacttccatttttggaagaatgtcgggagtgagaattgaattcatgacctttagcgtgagaggcatggatgttaccactacgccagatcgcctccacgggggtaaattattttgtctagcttgacaagacaaaaattcattgaccgctccagcttctcgattctgaccaaccttatatgcttttggtctagatacaattttccattccgattccatttttactttagtttgagtagtgttgataccgcactttgtgcaatactgaaattatttgcagcttcagaccccttccgtccatatttttcgacctgctcgatgatgctcaaaccttgcgcaatggttagtgttttgattgttcgcttgaaatgtttctcgtggttttccatacttgaaaagaaattgtttgatgacacgaacactccgtcttcactttcaagggcaattgaaatctgaggtaataacgcacaaaaacatgtacgcgaaaatcaatcaagTTAGGGaggtaaaaatccatggaaaaatgaatcaaaacacatcgagtaagagaggcatcgagttagggaggtaccgtgttatggagagaagaatgcttgtaaaatcgaaggtgccatgaaatccatttcaacactttttggctggttcgtcacttccgTTTTCAGAAGaacgtcgggagtgagaattgaactcgtgttCTTTAGCTTGAGATATACGATCCGTTTCCGTTTTCGCTCTTATGCGATTTTACTACCGCCATTACGCTCCAACACGATCATAGTTTCTAACACTTGCTTTGGCTAATTTCGCTTCACTAACTCCATTTTTGGTTTTCCAGGGCCGTTTTCAAtgaaccggaagtcaccatcttcttttcCAAAATGA from Toxorhynchites rutilus septentrionalis strain SRP chromosome 3, ASM2978413v1, whole genome shotgun sequence encodes:
- the LOC129776314 gene encoding probable phospholipid-transporting ATPase IIA isoform X1: MNVELRDFEISDSEAELLIAPSGGGRTTNKTYGGVSLRSRRKPFKLGNFLKNLCCCWCWAWRKWCASKELKPRTILIGRPTAEKFPANEIRNQKYNFFTFLPLVLFEQFRFFLNLYFLIMAVSQFIPDIRIGYLYTYWGPLGFVLAVTICREAVDDLRRHQRDREVNSQKYKRFASAEKPPELVSSSKLKVGDIIMVEKDERVPADLILLRTSDKSGAVFVRTDMLDGETDWKLRLAIPATQKLISHSDLLNVGASLYVEKPQRDIHTFIGTFSKLEGSEDEGLNVENTLWANTVVASGTAIGIVIYTGPETRSVMNNSQPRSKVGLLDIEINGLTKVLFCAVIGLSFVMMCLKGFNGPWYRYMFRFVLLFSYIIPISLRVNLDMGKAFYSWQMQNDDEIQGTVVRSTTIPEELGRISYLLTDKTGTLTQNEMIFKKIHVGTAAYGRDTFPMVSAAIQSVYNSIAVQGESSPSRPSGYQPRLRKPDGWRIWESVKALALCHNVTPVYDNGNGGSGMNGGSDRRNSPSRSISVEAPESMRLMEKTYQASSPDEIALVKWTESVGLTLINRDLNHMTLQVQEKESHRSSMNENASINTTVTNLSVNSKTDLNSPSNSGSNTSLNSIASGIMKYQILQTFPFTSENKRMGIIVKELNSGEITFYLKGADVVMSGIVQYNDWLAEESGNMAREGLRTLVVAKKVLTEDQYNDFETRYNAAKVSVADRVTKVSAVIESLEREMELLCLTGVEDRLQDRVRPTLELLRNAGIKIWMLTGDKLETATCIAKSSHLVGRNQNIHVLKSVLTRTDAHLELNQFRRKQDCALVVSGESLEICLQYYQPEFMELAIACPAVVCCRCSPTQKAQVVSLIQKYSGKRTCAVGDGGNDVSMIQQADAGIGIEGREGKQASLAGDFSIPQFSHIAKLLIVHGRRSYKRSAALSQFVIHRGLIISTMQAVFSAVFYLSSVALYQGFLMVGYATLYTMFPVFSLVLDQDISSNIALTYPELYKELSKGRSLSYKTFFMWVLISIYQGGVIMYGALILFEDEFIHIVAISFSALILTELIMVALTIRTWHKLMVLAELFSLVLYIISLAVLHEYFDWEFIWSWEFLWKVLVITLVSCLPLYILKFLRKKFSPPSYSKLS